One segment of Alnus glutinosa chromosome 2, dhAlnGlut1.1, whole genome shotgun sequence DNA contains the following:
- the LOC133860625 gene encoding agamous-like MADS-box protein AGL81, with protein sequence MEKSQPNLSKQSGKPRKRAREFIEDSQSRRKTFMKRVPTLKQKAEELAELCGIPVCVVCFGPDGMVNVWPEDRTKAEAVIMKYKERSRDCMQNLNLSGMLETMDKKEEKRPWHFMDKLSLEELQDLMRNLDSKILTVEERIQFLIGKAVQIFELGAEEVGPLSIELPDDHFNDLYGINNSYMEHEKRSDFPGFNDVNQPSLAPIPVNDCSYLETLMASDDQTDFTIPSTDTSRPLGYYSEGECSSNSSTTSWPSGGILETNLGNNFLSHQAGVWQPTPLHEVLPITAVWPRQPLQSQMINRYGDKY encoded by the coding sequence ATGGAAAAGTCACaaccaaacctgtccaaacAAAGCGGAAAACCACGAAAGCGAGCCAGGGAGTTCATTGAAGATTCCCAGTCACGAAGAAAGACATTCATGAAGAGAGTTCCTACTCTGAAGCAGAAAGCCGAGGAACTCGCTGAGTTGTGTGGCATCCCAGTCTGCGTGGTCTGTTTTGGGCCTGATGGGATGGTCAATGTGTGGCCAGAAGACCGGACAAAGGCTGAAGCAGTTATCATGAAGTACAAGGAACGTAGCAGAGATTGTATGCAGAATCTAAATCTCTCAGGGATGTTGGAAACCATGGACAAGAAAGAGGAGAAGCGGCCATGGCACTTTATGGATAAGCTTTCACTGGAGGAACTTCAAGATTTGATGAGAAACTTGGACTCCAAGATACTGACTGTGGAGGAAAGAATCCAATTCCTAATAGGAAAAGCAGTTCAGATTTTTGAATTAGGAGCCGAAGAAGTTGGCCCATTAAGCATTGAGTTGCCTGATGATCACTTCAATGATTTGTATGGGATCAACAATTCTTATATGGAACATGAAAAAAGATCTGACTTTCCTGGCTTCAATGATGTCAACCAACCATCGCTGGCTCCTATTCCAGTCAACGATTGCTCCTACTTGGAAACGTTGATGGCTTCTGATGATCAAACAGATTTTACGATCCCCAGCACAGATACTAGTCGGCCACTGGGTTATTACTCTGAAGGTGAATGTAGCAGCAATTCTAGCACTACTTCTTGGCCTTCAGGAGGAATTCTGGAGACCAATTTGGGTAATAACTTCCTTTCCCATCAAGCCGGGGTCTGGCAACCAACGCCCCTTCATGAAGTTTTGCCAATTACAGCAGTGTGGCCAAGGCAGCCATTGCAGTCCCAGATGATCAATCGCTATGGCGATAAGTACTGA
- the LOC133860082 gene encoding transcription factor ICE1: protein MLPRAAANGFVWMEGGGGGGGGGEEEEDAASWTRTNNEGEPSKEEDMGLGVPLSSYKSMLENDWYINNNAALNPPRQDLHNRLHGLPNPQDIRDISFCSNPNDANSLLLQPLDSSSSCSPSQAFTLDPSQSQSPFLAHKSCFSSLINAVCTNPFDNAFDLGLDSGLLCPFNPAASNSPALMGFPGLNSQPQIGAPELGSATEFQPTRLLPITDTAAGLTGGFSPAGFEGFDNSASSLLLNRAKVLRPLEVFPQVGTQPTLFQKRAALRHGAENSGTLQVSGATFGENSENLESRRRKKNEAGDVEEASIDVSGLNYDSDEFNENSIGMAEEVVKNGGSNSNANSAVTGGDQKGKKKGLPAKNLMAERRRRKKLNDRLYMLRSVVPKISKMDRASILGDAIDYLKELLQRINDLHNELESSPPGSLLPPSTSFHSLTPTLPTLPCRVKEELCPSSLPSPKNQPARVEVRVREGRAVNIHMFCSRRPGLLLSTMRALDNLGLDIQQAVISCFNGFALDVFRAEQCREGQDVLPEQIKAVLLDSAGFHGMM from the exons ATGCTACCGAGGGCTGCTGCAAACGGTTTCGTTTGGATGGAAGGAGGAggcggtggaggtggaggtggggaagaagaagaagacgcaGCGTCGTGGACCAGAACCAACAATGAAGGCGAGCCCAGCAAGGAAGAGGACATGGGTCTTGGTGTTCCTCTCTCTTCCTACAAGTCCATGCTCGAAAATGACTGGTACATCAACAACAACGCTGCTCTGAACCCACCTCGCCAGGACCTACATAACCGTCTCCATGGCCTCCCAAACCCACAAGATATCAGAGACATTAGCTTCTGCTCCAATCCAAACGACGCCAATAGCCTTCTTTTGCAGCCCTTGGACTCGTCCTCTTCCTGCTCTCCGTCACAGGCGTTCACCCTCGACCCCTCACAGTCACAGTCACCCTTCTTGGCCCACAAATCTTGCTTCTCTTCGCTCATAAACGCGGTTTGCACCAACCCTTTTGACAATGCCTTCGATTTGGGGCTTGATAGCGGTCTTCTCTGCCCGTTCAACCCAGCTGCTTCCAACTCCCCTGCTTTGATGGGCTTCCCGGGATTGAATTCTCAGCCCCAGATTGGTGCTCCCGAGCTGGGTTCGGCCACTGAGTTTCAACCAACTCGGTTGCTGCCGATAACCGACACCGCCGCCGGGCTGACTGGCGGGTTTAGTCCAGCCGGTTTCGAGGGGTTCGATAACTCAGCGAGTTCTCTGTTACTAAACAGAGCAAAGGTTCTGCGACCCCTTGAGGTTTTCCCTCAAGTGGGTACGCAACCCACTCTGTTTCAGAAGCGAGCGGCTCTTCGGCATGGCGCTGAAAATTCGGGGACTTTGCAGGTGTCGGGTGCGACGTTCGGGGAAAATTCGGAGAATTTGGAGAgtaggaggaggaagaagaacgaGGCAGGTGATGTTGAGGAAGCGAGCATCGATGTTTCGGGCTTGAATTACGATTCGGATGAGTTTAATGAGAATAGTATAGGTATGGCGGAGGAAGTAGTTAAAAATGGTGGAAGCAACTCTAATGCGAACAGTGCTGTCACGGGTGGGGACCAGAAGGGAAAGAAGAAGGGACTGCCGGCGAAGAATCTGATGGCGGAAAGGCGGCGGAGGAAGAAGCTTAATGATAGGCTCTACATGCTTAGGTCTGTTGTACCCAAGATTAGCAAG ATGGATAGAGCCTCAATACTTGGAGATGCCATCGATTACTTAAAGGAGCTTTTGCAAAGGATCAATGATCTACACAATGAGCTGGAGTCATCCCCACCTGGATCTTTGCTGCCACCTTCTACAAGCTTTCACTCTTTGACACCAACTCTGCCTACCCTTCCCTGCCGTGTCAAGGAAGAACTTTGTCCCAGCTCCTTGCCAAGCCCTAAAAACCAACCTGCAAGG GTGGAGGTAAGGGTAAGGGAAGGGAGAGCTGTCAACATACACATGTTTTGTTCCCGCAGACCAGGTCTCTTGCTTTCCACTATGAGGGCTCTGGACAACCTGGGTTTGGACATCCAGCAGGCTGTAATTAGCTGTTTCAATGGGTTTGCTTTGGATGTGTTCCGAGCTGAG CAATGCAGGGAAGGCCAGGATGTATTGCCCGAGCAAATTAAAGCGGTACTTTTGGATTCGGCTGGTTTCCATGGTATGATGTAG
- the LOC133860080 gene encoding short-chain dehydrogenase reductase 2a-like isoform X1: MLRSLAREFKFIADGLLCKRTRFYSTGGRGSRLEGKVALITGAASGLGKATAQEFIQHGAQVIIADIDTQLGPKVANDLGSAAHFVECDVAVESQVAEAVNVAVSRHGRLDIMYNNAGIAGSMIPPSIVDLDLAEFDRVMQINVRGVIAGIKHAARVMIPVGSGSILCTSSISGLMGGLGPHPYTISKHTIAGIVKFVASELCRTGVRINCISPAPIPTPMAVGQIAKIYPGATEEQVIGIVDGLGELMGAKCEDIDVARAALYLASDEAKYVTGHNLVVDGGFTCFKTLGFPSPDQIV, from the exons ATGCTCAGATCATTAGCCAG AGAGTTCAAGTTTATAGCTGATGGTTTGCTTTGTAAACGTACGAGATTCTATTCAACCGGAGGCAGAGGAAG CAGGCTAGAAGGAAAAGTAGCTCTAATAACAGGGGCCGCAAGCGGGCTTGGTAAGGCCACGGCCCAAGAATTCATCCAACATGGGGCCCAAGTGATCATTGCTGATATTGACACTCAACTTGGCCCAAAAGTCGCCAATGACCTGGGCTCCGCAGCCCACTTTGTTGAATGTGACGTGGCCGTCGAGTCCCAAGTAGCAGAAGCCGTAAACGTCGCCGTGTCCCGCCATGGAAGACTCGACATAATGTACAACAATGCCGGAATAGCTGGGTCAATGATCCCACCGAGCATTGTGGACCTTGACCTCGCCGAGTTTGATCGGGTCATGCAGATCAATGTCCGAGGTGTGATAGCCGGGATAAAGCATGCCGCCCGAGTGATGATACCTGTGGGCTCAGGCTCCATTCTATGTACATCTAGCATAAGTGGGCTAATGGGGGGGCTTGGGCCGCATCCATACACAATATCCAAACATACAATAGCTGGGATTGTGAAGTTCGTGGCCAGCGAGCTATGCCGAACTGGGGTCAGGATAAATTGCATTTCACCAGCACCAATTCCTACGCCAATGGCTGTGGGCCAAATAGCCAAAATTTACCCAGGTGCAACAGAGGAGCAAGTGATTGGAATTGTGGATGGTCTTGGGGAGCTCATGGGGGCAAAGTGTGAAGATATAGATGTGGCCCGGGCTGCCTTGTATTTGGCATCAGACGAGGCCAAGTATGTAACAGGCCATAACCTAGTTGTGGATGGAGGGTTCACCTGCTTTAAAACTCTAGGCTTCCCTTCTCCTGACCAGATTGTCTAA
- the LOC133860080 gene encoding short-chain dehydrogenase reductase 2a-like isoform X2 translates to MLRSLAREFKFIADGLLCKRTRFYSTGGRGRLEGKVALITGAASGLGKATAQEFIQHGAQVIIADIDTQLGPKVANDLGSAAHFVECDVAVESQVAEAVNVAVSRHGRLDIMYNNAGIAGSMIPPSIVDLDLAEFDRVMQINVRGVIAGIKHAARVMIPVGSGSILCTSSISGLMGGLGPHPYTISKHTIAGIVKFVASELCRTGVRINCISPAPIPTPMAVGQIAKIYPGATEEQVIGIVDGLGELMGAKCEDIDVARAALYLASDEAKYVTGHNLVVDGGFTCFKTLGFPSPDQIV, encoded by the exons ATGCTCAGATCATTAGCCAG AGAGTTCAAGTTTATAGCTGATGGTTTGCTTTGTAAACGTACGAGATTCTATTCAACCGGAGGCAGAGGAAG GCTAGAAGGAAAAGTAGCTCTAATAACAGGGGCCGCAAGCGGGCTTGGTAAGGCCACGGCCCAAGAATTCATCCAACATGGGGCCCAAGTGATCATTGCTGATATTGACACTCAACTTGGCCCAAAAGTCGCCAATGACCTGGGCTCCGCAGCCCACTTTGTTGAATGTGACGTGGCCGTCGAGTCCCAAGTAGCAGAAGCCGTAAACGTCGCCGTGTCCCGCCATGGAAGACTCGACATAATGTACAACAATGCCGGAATAGCTGGGTCAATGATCCCACCGAGCATTGTGGACCTTGACCTCGCCGAGTTTGATCGGGTCATGCAGATCAATGTCCGAGGTGTGATAGCCGGGATAAAGCATGCCGCCCGAGTGATGATACCTGTGGGCTCAGGCTCCATTCTATGTACATCTAGCATAAGTGGGCTAATGGGGGGGCTTGGGCCGCATCCATACACAATATCCAAACATACAATAGCTGGGATTGTGAAGTTCGTGGCCAGCGAGCTATGCCGAACTGGGGTCAGGATAAATTGCATTTCACCAGCACCAATTCCTACGCCAATGGCTGTGGGCCAAATAGCCAAAATTTACCCAGGTGCAACAGAGGAGCAAGTGATTGGAATTGTGGATGGTCTTGGGGAGCTCATGGGGGCAAAGTGTGAAGATATAGATGTGGCCCGGGCTGCCTTGTATTTGGCATCAGACGAGGCCAAGTATGTAACAGGCCATAACCTAGTTGTGGATGGAGGGTTCACCTGCTTTAAAACTCTAGGCTTCCCTTCTCCTGACCAGATTGTCTAA